The DNA window CTTCAATTGTAATATCATCGACCCAATCATTACTTGGATTTACGACTACTGAGATACCATCTAATGCCACCTTCAACTCAGAAAACTCTACATTGTTTTCTTCAGCTTTTTTTGATTCTTCCTCTTTAATTGGTCTAGAAGCATTGCTTATACTTGTATCTCCAGTAGTAAATCTTTTCATTCCACCACCTGTTCCTGAAACCCCAACTGTAACTTGTACATCTGGATTACTTGCTTGAAATTCTTCAGCCATTGCCATTGTTACAGGATATACAGTTGAAGACCCATCAACTTCTACTTCTCCATTTAAATCTGATGATGTATCATCTGATTTTTCTTCATCAGTACTACACCCCGCAAATAATAATAAGGATAAAATTGATACTAAAATTAATGTTAATTTTAATTTAAATAATTTCTTCATATAAATCTCCTTTCAAAAGTTAAGTTTTATCTAACAATTAGAATTATAGCACCTTATTTAAATTAGTATGTTGTCTATAAGTTAATTGGATGTTAAATAAGTGTTAATAGTCTTTATATTGAAGTTCTCACATATATAATGTATAATTTTATAAGTATGTAAACACAATATATTTGTTGAAAGGAGATTTATATGAAATTAGGCATAGTAGGACTTCCTAATGTAGGAAAGTCAACATTATTTAATGCAATCACAAAAGCAGGTGCTGAATCTGCTAATTATCCATTTTGTACAATAGAGCCTAATGTTGGAGTAGTATCTGTGCCAGATGAAAGACTAGACAGGTTAACTGAAGTTTTTTCTTCAGAGAAGAAAATTCCTACTGCTATAGAATTTTTTGATATTGCTGGATTAGTAAAAGGTGCTAGTAAAGGCGAAGGTTTGGGTAATAAATTTTTATCTCATATAAGAGAAGTTGAAGCAATTGTACATGTAGTAAGGTGTTTTGAAGATGAAAATATCACTCATGTAGAAGGTAATATAGATCCTTTAAGAGATATTGAAATAATTGATTTAGAGCTAATACTATCAGACTTAGAAGTAATGAATAAGAGACTTTCTAAAACGAAAAAATTAGTTAAAAATGATAAGTCTTTATCTAAAGAGTTCAAAATCTTACAAAGAATAGTTACAACTTTAGAGGAAGGTAAACCAGTAAGAAAGTTAGAGTTTGACTTAGAAGAAGAAATATTCGTAAAAAGCTTAAATTTATTATCAAAAAAACCTGTATTGTATGCTGCTAATATTTCAGAAGATGATATTGTAAATAAAAATGAAAATGAATATCTTACTAAACTAAAAAATTATGCAAAAGAAGAAAATTCAGGACTTATTACTATATGTGGTAAAATTGAGTCAGAAATTGCTGAACTAGAAGAAGAAGAAAAAGAAATGTTTTTAGAGGAGCTAGGTTTAGAAGAATCTGGTTTAGATAGATTAATAAAAGCGAGTTACGAACTTTTAGGTCTTATTTCTTTCTTAACTGCTGGTCCTAAAGAGGCTAGAGCTTGGACAATAAAAAAAGGTTCTAAAGCGCCACAAGCTGCCGGAAAAATTCATTCAGATATGGAAAAAGGATTTATAAGAGCTGAAACAATAAGCTTTCAAGATTTAAGTAACGTAGGAAGTATGGTTAAGGCCAAAGAACAAGGTTTGGTTAGACTTGAAGGTAAAGATTATATAATGAATGATGGAGATGTAGTAATATTTAGGTTTAATGTGTAAAAGATAGTCCTTATGGGCTATTTTTTTATGCATAGATATCTATTAACATTCCTTCTATTTCACCAACTAATTTCAATATCTTTAACTTATTATCTTCTTCATTTAATACATTATCTGTTATCTCAATAAGTTTTTTATCTACATTTTCAACTATTTTTAATATTCTTGTTCTGCCTCCCCTTTTATTTAATTCTAATCCTGATTGCAAAGCAGTATCTAATAATTCTTTAATTTTCTTTTTATAATTTAAAAGATTTATTATAGTTCTTTTATTTGCCAATTTTCTTCCAGACTCTGTGATATCTGATATCATTTTATTAATTTTTTTAGTATTAAGAATACTTGCCTTTTTATCTATAACCTCTTGAAAAGAAGTTTCAGTATTATTATTTTTATAATTAACTGGGTTAACATTTGTATTTGCAACTCTACCTATTTTCACTATAATCCTCCTAAAATACATTCTGTATACATAACTTAACTATCACTTCATATAATATATCGACATATTTACATTTTTATTTAATTATACTTAAAAATAAGTTAGGTCAAATGACCTAACTTATTTTTTAATAATCTGAACTTCCTTTTTCTCCTTTTACTATTGAAACTGATGAGCTAGCTCCAATTCTGTTAGCTCCTGATTCAACCATCATTGATGCCGTTTCGATATCTCTTACTCCTCCAGATGCCTTAACACCTAAATTATCTCCTACAACCTTTTTCATAAGTTTTACATCATGAATAGTTGCTCCTCCAGTTGAAAAACCAGTTGATGTTTTTACAAAATCAGCTTTTGCTTTCATTGCTATTTCACAAGCTTTAATTTTTTCTTCATCTGTAAGTAAACATGCTTCTATTATTACTTTAACCATTTTATTATTTGATGCATTAACTACAGCTTGAATATCTTCTTTAACTAAATCATAATTTTTATTTTTAAGAGCTGCTATATTTATTACCATATCAATTTCATCAGCGCCATTTTCTATTACTTTTTTTGTCTCATATGCTTTAACCTCTGGAAGAGTATTTCCAAGTGGAAATCCCACTACAGAAGTTACTTTTACATCACTTCCATTTAGTTGTTCTGATACATATTTTACATAATTAGGATTAACGCAAACTGAAGCAAAATTATACTCTTTGGCTTCTTCACATACTTTTTTTACTTGCTCTTCTGTAGTATCTGGTTTTAAGATTGTATGATCAATTATTGATGCTATTTCATTCATAATATAACCTCCATCATCCAACTAATTCAACTATTTGTCCATTCTTAACTCCACATGCATTTCCTTCTTCTACATCTACATGCATTTCAAGAGCATAATTCTCATTAACTCTAACTAATACATTATCAAAAGTTAATCCTCTTTCTCCTGGAACTTTAACTCTAACTGTATCATTATCTTTTAATCCAAACTCCTTAGCATCTTTAATATGCATATGAATATGACGAGAAGCTGCAATAATTCCTCTACCGATTTCAACTTCTCCTTTAGGTCCTACAATTTTCCCACCAGGAGAGTCTTCTATATCTCCCGAATTTCTTACCGGTGGTTTTATTCCTAATTTAAATCCATCTGATAAAGATATTTCTGCTTGAGTCTTATTTCTTGCTGGACCTAATACTCTAACGCCTTTTAATTCTCCCTTAGGTCCTACAATATCAACTTTTTCTTTTGATGCAAATTGTCCTGGTTGAGAAAGGTCCTTTAATTTATTTAATTTATAACCTTTCCCAAAAAGTTTTTCTATATGCTCATTAGTCAAATGAATATGTCTATTTGATAAAGCAATAGGTAATTCTTTTTTCACTATAATTCCTCCCTTTAGATATTTCTAAAATAATTATATTGCTTTTGTATACAAAAAGCAAATAATTACATCATAAAAAGGTGAGAAAATATTATATTTTAAAAAAAATTAATAAAATACTTTGTTTATTATTGAGACTTTGTCAATTTATTAAATACTTTTAATGCTACTCTACTCATGAAATAAAGAGCTGGTTTTGGATCTGAAAAACTCCATGTTGATGCCACATTTTTAAATGAAATATCTTTTATTATTTTTGATAAGCTCATTTGACCTGTTTTTAAATACTCCTTTACTGCAAATAAATCTTCATACATATAGAGAAAAGTATATCCTAAATCTTCTTCTACACTTTTAGGTTCAGGTAATTTATCAGTCATTTCCATATAAGTAATATATGGAAAGTTAAGCCCGCAATTATACAACATTTCATTAAAATTAATTATTCTTACATTTACTTCAATTAAATATATAACTCCTGTTTTTTCATCTCTTTTTAGTTCAATTTCTGAAAATCCTTTAAATTTTATACCTTCTAAGAATGGTTTGCATATATCATGTAGTTCAGGTATATATTTCTGCTTTGCATAAGTAGATGCTCCAAAATTTATAGGCCATTGTCTTATTTTATAAGCAGTGGTCCAATGTGTTACTTTTGATTCTTGATTCAAATATGCATCATAACAATAACAGTTGCTTTCTGGACCTGGAATTATTCTTTGAATAAGTATTTCAAAATCATCATTATGACACATTTTTACTTTTTCAATTAATTCTTCTTCTTTTTCAATTATAAAAACTTTATTTCTATATTTACGTACAAAGGAAGCAGAATCCATAGGTTTAATAATACAAGGATAACCTATTTCCTCTCTAACTCTTTCAACTAAATTTTCTTCTTTAGAATTTATAGTTTCAGGCACCTTTACATTGAATTTTTGAGCTAATAAACTCATGGTATATTTATCCATAACCTCACTCCAAAACCCTTTTCTATCCATAGGGAACAGATAATATTCTTTTAGCTCATAAAAATATTTATCAATAAACTCTACATAAGGGTCAGAAGAGGGAAATAATACAGGTTTATAGTCTTGATTTTTAGAATAATTTATTAAAAACTCTAAAAATCTTTCAGGTTCTCTACCATAATGTGGCGCTATTAAATGTTCATCTAGATATTTTGATCTTGATCCATAACTATCTTCCTTCGTATAATCTATAGCTGTAACTTTTACGCCTTTTCTTCCTAATGATCTAATTATGCTAAGTCCTATGTAATAATTTGCTCCTAATACAACTGCTCTATTTTTATAATTAATTTTAATCACCTTCCTAATTTCAATTATTCACTTGTTCAGTCTTTATTATATTATTTAAATTCATTAAAGTCTATCAACTTATTTAATGTTTTAAAAAAATCTGGATAAGATGTTTCTATAGAATTTATATCATCGATATTACTTGTACCTTTTGCTTTAAAAGCTGCTATTATCATACTCATAACTATTCTATGATCACCATAACTCTTCAAACTAGCAGCCAAAATTTTATTACTTCCATTTATAATCATTCCATCATCCGTTTCTTCTATATTTATTCCCATAGAAGATAAGTTCTGTACTGTAGAAAAAATCCTATTACTTTCTTTTACTTTTAATTCACTAGCATTTTTTATTACTGTTTTTCCTTCTGCGCAAGATGCAGCCACAGCAATAATAGGTATTTCATCTATCAATCTAGGTATAACTTCTCCTTTTATTTCTACGCCATTAAGTCTAGAATATTTTACTTCCATATCTACTATTTCTTCATTATTCTTATTTCTACAATTAAAAATTTTTATATTTGCTCCCATAGTATTTAATACATCAATTATACCTCTTCTTGTAATATTATATCCTACATTTCTTATTGTAATATGTGAATCTTTTAAAATTAAAGCACCAACAATAAAAAAAGATATAGAAGATATATCACCAGGGACAATTACTTCCTTTGCTAAAGGTTTAATTTTTGGATTTATAATTATAGTGTTATTCTTTTGTACTATGTCTACTCCAAAATACTTCATCATTCTTTCTGTATGATCTCTAGATTTATAAGGTTCTATTATTTTTGTTATTCCTTTAGCATATAGTGATAAAAACATAATTGAAGACTTTACTTGAGCACTTGCTATGTTTTGTTTATATTTAATTCCATTTAGCTTATTAGATGATAGTATCTTTAAAGGAGGATAATTACCATCCTTTGACTTTATATTAGCTCCCATCATAGATAATGGCTCTATAATTCTTTTCATAGGTCTTCTATTTATAGAACTATCACCCAAAATTTCTGTAGAAAATTTTTGCCCTGAAAGTATTCCTGAAACCAACCTTATAGTTGTCCCAGAATTCCCTACATACAATTTCTTAGCAGATTTCTTCAAGCCATTTAAGCCTACCCCTTTAACTTTAATAATTTTATTATCAATTTTTATATTTACTCCCATATCTTCAAAGATATTAATAGTATTAATACAATCCTCTGAAAATAAAAAATTATGAATTATAGTTTCTCCTTCAGAAATAGCTCCTAACATTATAGCCCTATGAGAGATTGATTTATCTCCTGGTGCTATTATTTCACCCTTTAATGTTATATTGCCACCTCGTATATTCACTTAGATATCACCTCCTAAAGATTTCTTAATCAATCCTTCATTAATTTTATCCTCATATATTTTCACTTTACCATAACTAATAGGTAAGATGAATACTATATTTTCATTCATATTCTTTTTATCTAATTTTATATTTTCCATTATTACTTCTTTTTCTTGTTGAGTAAATATATTATCTTGAGTTATTTTCTTTACTAATTGTTTTATTTCTTTATAATATTCTATTGATATAAGTCCTAACTCTTTAGATATATAAGCTTCTGATAACATTCCTAAAGCTACAGCTTCACCATGTTTAAACCTTTTAAAATTATCAAGTGATTCTATTCCATGACCTATTGTATGACCAAAATTTAATATTTTTCTTTTTCCTTTTTCAAAGGTATCTACTTTTACAATATCCTTTTTTATTTCTAATGATCTCTTTATTAATAATTTAATTAGTTTAGAATCCATCTCACTAATGTCATTTATGTTATGTATAAGATTTAATAACTTATAATCTGATATAATTCCATATTTTATAATTTCAGCTAATCCAGATTTAGTATCTCTTTCACTTAAGGTTTTTAAAGTATCTATATCAATTATAACTTTCTTAGGTTGATAAAAACTCCCTATTATGTTTTTTATATTGTTAAAATTAACTCCTACCTTTCCTCCAATACTACTGTCTACTTGTGATAACAATGTAGTTGGTATCTGTATTAAGTTTATACCACGCATGTAAGTTGCTGCTACAAACCCTGCAATATCTCCTACAACTCCACCTCCAAAGCTTATTATTAATGATTGTCTATCAAATTTTTCTCTCAATAATTTATTATATATCCTTCCTGCCATTTCTAAAGATTTACTATTCTCGCCAGCTGGAATTATATAATAATATATTTTAAAGTTTTTTAAAGATTTCAATATACTATCTAAATAAATTTTACTTACATTGCTATCCGTAATAATGAGTATTTTTTTATCATTATATTCCTTTATATAAGCATTTAAAGTTTTATAAATATTATTTCCTATATAAATATTATATTTATATAGTTGAGAATCTACTTTTATTTTCAATATGATGACCTCTCTTTCAATTATTTATATAATTATAATAATTGACCTTTATTTCATCTATACTATCTCCACCAAATTTAATAAATAATTCTTCTACAAGTGTCCATGCTAATATACTTTCGCCTACTATACTAGCAGAAGGAACTGCACATACATCAGCTCTTTCTTTATGTGCTGATACTTTCTCCTTAGTATCCATATCTACACTTTGTAAAGGAATTCTGAGAGATGGTATAGGTTTCATATATGCTTTAATTTCAATATTTTCCCCATTAGAAATTCCACCTTCAATTCCTCCGGCATTATTAGTTTTTCTATAATAACTACCATTATAAAATATCTCATCATGAACATTTGAACCTACATTTTTAGAAGAATTTATGCCAGTTCCAATTTCAATTGCTTTTATTCCTTGAAGACTCATAATTGCACCTGTTAATTTACTATCTAACTTTTTGTCCCATTGTGCATGACTTCCAAGCCCTATAGGTATATTCGTTGCTAATAATTTAAAGGAACCCCCTAAAGTATCACCAACTTCTTTAGTTTTATCAATCATTCTAATTATTTTTTCCTCTAAGCCCTTATTTAATACTCTCATTATAGAGTCATCTGATGTTTTAATTTTATTTATATCATACTTTTGTTCATCTACTAAATTTCCGATTGAAGTAATATAACTATAAATATTTATACCAAATTGTTTAAGTATAAGTTTCGCAACACTTCCAATAGCTACTCTCATAGCAGTTTCTCTAGCACTAGATCTTTCTAATATATTTCTTAAATCTTTTTGATTATATTTAATACTACCTGCAAAGTCTGCATGTCCAGGTCTTGGTTTTGTTATAGATTCTTTTATGCTTTTTTCAATATGCATTTTATCTATCCAATTTTTATAATCTTTATTTTCTATAAAAAAAGTTAATGGACTACCTGTCGTAATTCCACCTCTTACTCCAGATAATATATTTATTTCATCACTTTCTATTTTCATTCTATTTCCTCTACCATAGCCTTTTTGCCGTCTTTTTAATTCCATATTTATAAAATCGATATCAATTTTTAGGTTTGAAGGTATTCCATCTATTATTCCAATTAGACCTTTTCCATGAGATTCTCCCGCCGTTAAAAATCTTAACACTTTATCACTCCTAATATATATTAAAAGCTGCCAAAGGCAGCTTTATTTAGCATATTTAAAATATTTTGAAATCATATATATTATTATAGTATCTAATGGTATAGTAACTAAAGCTGTAAGTACTCTAATTGGAAATATAATAATAAACCCAAGATCATATAACATTATAAGCCATATAGTATTAAGTATTAAAGATATTATCATAGTTCTTATAGATACTACAAATATAAGTTTGTCAAATCTATATGATGAATTTTCATTTTTATATCTTTTATTTATAGTAATTGGCAAATAGATAAATCCTACTATTGCAACAAAATATATAATTAAAAATTTATAAGATATATCATTCCCAGATTTAATATATATATAACCAGAAAGTAAAGAAAGTAAAATTACTATTAGTCCATTTACTATTGTATAATTTATGAATTTATTTTCTCTATTTCTATTTTTAAAAACATAATGATAAAATAACCCTGGTATAAATCCACTTAAGCCAGCTGATAAAGTAAATCCTGGAAAATAAGGTCCCATGGGATTGATTAATACCCCAACCAAATCTGCAGTAACTCCTGTAAGTGCTCCAACTAAAGGTCCAAATAATATACCTGCTATCATAATAGGTACTCCACCAAAACCTATTCTAAGAGCTTGTCCTCCTGCAATAGGTATAATTATAGATAATGCTCTTGTAAGAATAATACTTATTGCAGTAAGTAAACTTGCTGATACTAAACTTTTTGTATTTATTTTTTTCTTTTCCATTAATAAAACCTCCTTTTTTTAGTAATATAGAGTCCCCAAACTAAAGAAAAGAGATCTTTAATATTCAGCGGATGCGGCAAAATATCGCGGTTAAACCTTCGTTCAAGAGCTACTTCCCATCTCTTAACACTTAACGCACTTTACCTACTCTGATATTACAGTACTTATTTTATAACATATCTTCATTTTTGTAAATGAAATCATATGAATACTCAGGCTTTTTTTCATTACCATTATAAATATAATTAATAATTTTTCTCAATAAACATACTATTCCCAGTGAAAAAAGAATCAAAACTATAAATATATAATAACTATAAAAATCTGTAAATTGTCCAAATATCCATATACTAAAACTACTTATCAAATATTTTTTCCACTTATTAGGCGAAAGTATATTTTTAGTATAATATGTAACTGACTTTTTATTATTTTCTATCTTATTCAATATATAACTCTCTATCTCCTTTTTATTGGGATATAATTTTGTATCTTTAATTATTGAAATTAACTTCTTTATATCCACTAATTCAACATTTTTATATTTTTTTAATTTTATTACTAATTTTTTTGTATCTTCATAAAAACTACTAGTAGTTATAATAATCCCTTTATTTAAATTACTTTTATTAATCTTGATAAAAAAATTTCTTAAAGTTTCTTCATTTACTCCATACTCTGAAGAATATTGTAATATATTTATTCCTATTTTCAAATTATTCTTATATACTTCTAAATAAAAATCATCATCATTTAAATTATCATTAACATAAAAACCTAATTCTGTAAATAAATCAGAAAAATATATACTGATTTCTCCAGGTGTTTTATTTAAAATATCATTATAAATAATTTCTTCTACAATTTTTTTCGTAGTGATTTTTTTAGCATTTTTAATTTCACTTTTATTTTTTAAGTTTAAAATTGAATATATTAAAATAGAAAAGGTTAAAGAAAGAAAAGCTGAGATATAAATATTATTCCACTTATAAATGAATACAACATATGAAATTATAAAAATTATAATAGATATAAATAATCTATCAATCATTCTTGCAAATAAAGTTTTTTTCTTATTAGATTTACTTATAAAAAATGAATTTAATTTATATTGTTTGACTTTATATTTTAATTTTTTTTCTAGTTTTTTTATTGAAATTTTATTATCCATAATATCCTCCTTTTAAAAGGATTATAGACATTTTATAAAATTTTAATCATTAATTACCTTATTTTTTTCTTTTAATCCAAATCCTAAAATAAAAATTAAAATAAGTTGTAATATAAAATATGTTAATATCCTTATAGAAATACTATAGAAAAAATTTAAAGGTAACATTTGTATAAGTATATCAGTTTTAGGATTTAGCAACCAAAGATCATTAGTAAATAATATTTCATGAAAGATAGTAAAATATTTACTAAAATCAATACTTATTAATATACCAAATATAACCATTGCTATCATAGGAATAGTAGCTGAAAATAACAAAAGTTTATATAATATATTTTTATAATATTTTATAAATATTATAAAAGTTATCAAAAATATTATAATAGAAATATCTCTTATCTTAAAGCCTATTTCAAATAAATTCTTAACATCTACCATATGTAGTCTTTCTCTTTCGCCAAATACAATTTCTTTTTCTTGCCCTATATTTGTTTCTATTATAAGATTTTCTCTTTTACCTTTCATATAATCTAACATTTGAATTGTAACTTTTTTTAAATCTTCTTTTTGTATATTTGTTTTTTTATATACATTATATTCTTCAAATTTTTTTTCATAAAATTTTATATCAAATGTAGCCATTTGAACATCTAAAAATAATAATGATATATTTAAAGAAATTATAAAAATAAAACCTAATATTATTTTTTTCATATTTTTCTCCATTTATTTAAAAATTCTTTTCTTTATTTGAATAACTATAAAATAAAAAATTAAAATAGGAATTATAAGAGTTAACATTTGTTTGTTATACTTTTCTATTTTTCTAAATACAAATGTCC is part of the Senegalia massiliensis genome and encodes:
- the aroB gene encoding 3-dehydroquinate synthase; its protein translation is MKIKVDSQLYKYNIYIGNNIYKTLNAYIKEYNDKKILIITDSNVSKIYLDSILKSLKNFKIYYYIIPAGENSKSLEMAGRIYNKLLREKFDRQSLIISFGGGVVGDIAGFVAATYMRGINLIQIPTTLLSQVDSSIGGKVGVNFNNIKNIIGSFYQPKKVIIDIDTLKTLSERDTKSGLAEIIKYGIISDYKLLNLIHNINDISEMDSKLIKLLIKRSLEIKKDIVKVDTFEKGKRKILNFGHTIGHGIESLDNFKRFKHGEAVALGMLSEAYISKELGLISIEYYKEIKQLVKKITQDNIFTQQEKEVIMENIKLDKKNMNENIVFILPISYGKVKIYEDKINEGLIKKSLGGDI
- a CDS encoding carboxylate--amine ligase; this encodes MIKINYKNRAVVLGANYYIGLSIIRSLGRKGVKVTAIDYTKEDSYGSRSKYLDEHLIAPHYGREPERFLEFLINYSKNQDYKPVLFPSSDPYVEFIDKYFYELKEYYLFPMDRKGFWSEVMDKYTMSLLAQKFNVKVPETINSKEENLVERVREEIGYPCIIKPMDSASFVRKYRNKVFIIEKEEELIEKVKMCHNDDFEILIQRIIPGPESNCYCYDAYLNQESKVTHWTTAYKIRQWPINFGASTYAKQKYIPELHDICKPFLEGIKFKGFSEIELKRDEKTGVIYLIEVNVRIINFNEMLYNCGLNFPYITYMEMTDKLPEPKSVEEDLGYTFLYMYEDLFAVKEYLKTGQMSLSKIIKDISFKNVASTWSFSDPKPALYFMSRVALKVFNKLTKSQ
- a CDS encoding TIGR01906 family membrane protein, whose amino-acid sequence is MKKIILGFIFIISLNISLLFLDVQMATFDIKFYEKKFEEYNVYKKTNIQKEDLKKVTIQMLDYMKGKRENLIIETNIGQEKEIVFGERERLHMVDVKNLFEIGFKIRDISIIIFLITFIIFIKYYKNILYKLLLFSATIPMIAMVIFGILISIDFSKYFTIFHEILFTNDLWLLNPKTDILIQMLPLNFFYSISIRILTYFILQLILIFILGFGLKEKNKVIND
- a CDS encoding folate family ECF transporter S component, yielding MEKKKINTKSLVSASLLTAISIILTRALSIIIPIAGGQALRIGFGGVPIMIAGILFGPLVGALTGVTADLVGVLINPMGPYFPGFTLSAGLSGFIPGLFYHYVFKNRNRENKFINYTIVNGLIVILLSLLSGYIYIKSGNDISYKFLIIYFVAIVGFIYLPITINKRYKNENSSYRFDKLIFVVSIRTMIISLILNTIWLIMLYDLGFIIIFPIRVLTALVTIPLDTIIIYMISKYFKYAK
- a CDS encoding DUF327 family protein, which codes for MKIGRVANTNVNPVNYKNNNTETSFQEVIDKKASILNTKKINKMISDITESGRKLANKRTIINLLNYKKKIKELLDTALQSGLELNKRGGRTRILKIVENVDKKLIEITDNVLNEEDNKLKILKLVGEIEGMLIDIYA
- the aroA gene encoding 3-phosphoshikimate 1-carboxyvinyltransferase translates to MNIRGGNITLKGEIIAPGDKSISHRAIMLGAISEGETIIHNFLFSEDCINTINIFEDMGVNIKIDNKIIKVKGVGLNGLKKSAKKLYVGNSGTTIRLVSGILSGQKFSTEILGDSSINRRPMKRIIEPLSMMGANIKSKDGNYPPLKILSSNKLNGIKYKQNIASAQVKSSIMFLSLYAKGITKIIEPYKSRDHTERMMKYFGVDIVQKNNTIIINPKIKPLAKEVIVPGDISSISFFIVGALILKDSHITIRNVGYNITRRGIIDVLNTMGANIKIFNCRNKNNEEIVDMEVKYSRLNGVEIKGEVIPRLIDEIPIIAVAASCAEGKTVIKNASELKVKESNRIFSTVQNLSSMGINIEETDDGMIINGSNKILAASLKSYGDHRIVMSMIIAAFKAKGTSNIDDINSIETSYPDFFKTLNKLIDFNEFK
- a CDS encoding restriction endonuclease, with the translated sequence MDNKISIKKLEKKLKYKVKQYKLNSFFISKSNKKKTLFARMIDRLFISIIIFIISYVVFIYKWNNIYISAFLSLTFSILIYSILNLKNKSEIKNAKKITTKKIVEEIIYNDILNKTPGEISIYFSDLFTELGFYVNDNLNDDDFYLEVYKNNLKIGINILQYSSEYGVNEETLRNFFIKINKSNLNKGIIITTSSFYEDTKKLVIKLKKYKNVELVDIKKLISIIKDTKLYPNKKEIESYILNKIENNKKSVTYYTKNILSPNKWKKYLISSFSIWIFGQFTDFYSYYIFIVLILFSLGIVCLLRKIINYIYNGNEKKPEYSYDFIYKNEDML
- the deoC gene encoding deoxyribose-phosphate aldolase — encoded protein: MNEIASIIDHTILKPDTTEEQVKKVCEEAKEYNFASVCVNPNYVKYVSEQLNGSDVKVTSVVGFPLGNTLPEVKAYETKKVIENGADEIDMVINIAALKNKNYDLVKEDIQAVVNASNNKMVKVIIEACLLTDEEKIKACEIAMKAKADFVKTSTGFSTGGATIHDVKLMKKVVGDNLGVKASGGVRDIETASMMVESGANRIGASSSVSIVKGEKGSSDY
- the aroC gene encoding chorismate synthase, giving the protein MLRFLTAGESHGKGLIGIIDGIPSNLKIDIDFINMELKRRQKGYGRGNRMKIESDEINILSGVRGGITTGSPLTFFIENKDYKNWIDKMHIEKSIKESITKPRPGHADFAGSIKYNQKDLRNILERSSARETAMRVAIGSVAKLILKQFGINIYSYITSIGNLVDEQKYDINKIKTSDDSIMRVLNKGLEEKIIRMIDKTKEVGDTLGGSFKLLATNIPIGLGSHAQWDKKLDSKLTGAIMSLQGIKAIEIGTGINSSKNVGSNVHDEIFYNGSYYRKTNNAGGIEGGISNGENIEIKAYMKPIPSLRIPLQSVDMDTKEKVSAHKERADVCAVPSASIVGESILAWTLVEELFIKFGGDSIDEIKVNYYNYINN
- the pduL gene encoding phosphate propanoyltransferase, which produces MVKKELPIALSNRHIHLTNEHIEKLFGKGYKLNKLKDLSQPGQFASKEKVDIVGPKGELKGVRVLGPARNKTQAEISLSDGFKLGIKPPVRNSGDIEDSPGGKIVGPKGEVEIGRGIIAASRHIHMHIKDAKEFGLKDNDTVRVKVPGERGLTFDNVLVRVNENYALEMHVDVEEGNACGVKNGQIVELVG
- the ychF gene encoding redox-regulated ATPase YchF gives rise to the protein MKLGIVGLPNVGKSTLFNAITKAGAESANYPFCTIEPNVGVVSVPDERLDRLTEVFSSEKKIPTAIEFFDIAGLVKGASKGEGLGNKFLSHIREVEAIVHVVRCFEDENITHVEGNIDPLRDIEIIDLELILSDLEVMNKRLSKTKKLVKNDKSLSKEFKILQRIVTTLEEGKPVRKLEFDLEEEIFVKSLNLLSKKPVLYAANISEDDIVNKNENEYLTKLKNYAKEENSGLITICGKIESEIAELEEEEKEMFLEELGLEESGLDRLIKASYELLGLISFLTAGPKEARAWTIKKGSKAPQAAGKIHSDMEKGFIRAETISFQDLSNVGSMVKAKEQGLVRLEGKDYIMNDGDVVIFRFNV